One part of the Sphingopyxis sp. TUF1 genome encodes these proteins:
- a CDS encoding SURF1 family protein — protein MTDPVSPPPPPPRWPLIPTLLVLAAVATMIGLGVWQLQRKADKEALIALYERNMAMSSLVTYPELPPVPDAVLYRKSSVVCLEPVRWDPRSGTDRKGGTGFRMIADCRTGAEGPGVLVDVGIGDGFAPPKWTGGIVQGTIVPGPEQPSMIARAMGKAAPARAMLVADTPVAGLRPSAVPSADDTPNNHLAYAVQWFLFAAAALVIYFLAVRRRLRP, from the coding sequence ATGACTGACCCGGTTTCGCCGCCGCCGCCGCCGCCCCGCTGGCCGCTGATCCCGACGCTGCTCGTACTTGCCGCGGTCGCGACGATGATCGGCCTCGGCGTCTGGCAGCTCCAGCGCAAGGCCGACAAGGAAGCGCTGATCGCGCTGTACGAACGCAATATGGCGATGTCGTCGCTCGTCACCTATCCCGAGCTGCCGCCGGTGCCCGATGCTGTGCTCTATCGCAAGAGCAGCGTCGTCTGCCTCGAACCCGTGCGCTGGGATCCGCGCAGCGGCACCGACCGCAAGGGCGGTACGGGCTTTCGCATGATCGCCGACTGCCGCACCGGCGCCGAAGGGCCGGGCGTGCTGGTCGATGTCGGTATCGGCGACGGTTTTGCGCCACCCAAGTGGACCGGCGGGATTGTCCAGGGGACGATCGTGCCCGGCCCCGAGCAGCCGAGCATGATCGCGCGGGCGATGGGCAAGGCGGCGCCAGCACGCGCGATGCTGGTCGCCGATACGCCGGTCGCGGGGTTGCGGCCGAGCGCCGTTCCGTCGGCCGACGACACGCCGAACAATCATCTCGCTTATGCAGTTCAGTGGTTCCTCTTCGCCGCCGCGGCGCTCGTCATCTATTTCCTCGCCGTCCGTCGCCGCTTGCGGCCGTAA
- a CDS encoding cytochrome c oxidase subunit 3 → MAGAKHHDYHLVNPSVWPLIGSFAALVMFFGLVMFMHEDYFGAAGKWVLGLGFMGVIATFFSWWSDVINEAHAGDHTPVVQLHLRYGMILFIASEVMFFVGWFWAWFDFSLFPVPIEYADGAITSLFGQEGADAITMWPPKGIEVIDPFSLPLLNTLILLCSGTTITWAHHALIHGDREGLKKGLWATIILGAIFSMIQAYEYMHAPWGFGGSNYSSAFYMATGFHGFHVLVGTIFLIVCLVRAYKGHFTPQQHFGFEAAAWYWHFVDVVWLFLFIIVYVWGGWGAPIAAH, encoded by the coding sequence ATGGCCGGTGCCAAACATCATGACTATCACCTCGTAAACCCCAGCGTCTGGCCGCTCATCGGCTCGTTCGCGGCGCTCGTGATGTTCTTCGGCCTCGTCATGTTCATGCACGAGGATTATTTCGGTGCCGCGGGCAAATGGGTGCTCGGGCTCGGCTTCATGGGCGTGATCGCAACCTTTTTCAGCTGGTGGTCGGACGTCATCAACGAAGCGCATGCCGGCGATCATACCCCCGTCGTGCAGCTGCACCTGCGCTATGGCATGATCCTGTTCATCGCGTCCGAAGTCATGTTCTTCGTCGGCTGGTTCTGGGCCTGGTTCGACTTCTCGCTCTTTCCGGTGCCGATCGAATATGCCGATGGCGCGATCACGTCGCTTTTCGGACAAGAAGGCGCCGATGCGATCACCATGTGGCCGCCCAAGGGCATCGAGGTCATCGATCCGTTCTCGCTCCCGCTGCTCAACACGCTGATCCTGCTCTGCTCGGGCACGACGATCACCTGGGCGCACCATGCGCTGATCCACGGCGACCGCGAAGGCCTGAAAAAAGGCCTGTGGGCGACGATCATCCTCGGCGCGATCTTTTCGATGATCCAGGCGTATGAATATATGCATGCGCCCTGGGGTTTCGGCGGCAGCAATTACAGCTCGGCCTTCTACATGGCGACGGGTTTCCACGGCTTCCACGTGCTGGTCGGTACGATCTTCCTGATCGTCTGTCTTGTTCGCGCCTATAAGGGGCATTTCACCCCGCAGCAGCATTTCGGTTTCGAAGCGGCGGCGTGGTACTGGCACTTCGTCGACGTTGTGTGGCTGTTCCTCTTCATCATCGTCTATGTCTGGGGCGGCTGGGGCGCGCCGATCGCCGCGCACTGA
- a CDS encoding DUF983 domain-containing protein — translation MSGAAGARRSPRTDLTGKEPSPKGQPPIARAALFGLCPECGAQTLFDGPVKFAPRCRVCALDFQRYNVGDGPAAFLTMIIGALLIVLALALDFAFEPPLWIHALLWVPLTAAAVVYGLRVAKAALLASEHQRSAAEGRLAGTDEDD, via the coding sequence ATGTCTGGGGCGGCTGGGGCGCGCCGATCGCCGCGCACTGATTTGACCGGCAAGGAACCATCACCAAAGGGGCAGCCACCAATCGCGCGGGCTGCCCTTTTTGGCCTCTGTCCCGAATGCGGTGCGCAGACCTTGTTCGACGGGCCGGTGAAGTTTGCGCCGCGCTGCCGCGTCTGCGCGCTCGATTTCCAGCGCTATAACGTCGGCGACGGGCCCGCAGCCTTCCTGACGATGATCATCGGCGCGCTGCTGATCGTGCTGGCGCTCGCGCTCGATTTCGCGTTCGAGCCGCCGCTATGGATCCATGCCCTGCTGTGGGTGCCGCTGACCGCTGCGGCGGTGGTCTATGGGCTGCGCGTTGCCAAAGCGGCGCTGCTCGCGTCAGAACATCAGCGCAGCGCCGCGGAGGGTCGACTCGCCGGAACGGATGAGGATGACTGA